ATACGTCGGTGAAATCAGAATGTTTGCGGGCAACTTCGCCCCGGCCGGCTGGATGTTTTGCGAAGGCCAACTGCTGCCCATCTCTGAGAACGAAACGTTGTTCCAGTTAATCGGTACGACCTACGGCGGCGACGGCGAGTCAACGTTTGCTTTGCCCGATTTGCGCGGCCGAATCCCGATCCATCAGGGGAATGGTTTTATCCTGGCCGAGACAGGCGGGGCTGAGGAGATTACCCTCACCGTCAATCAAATACCGGCGCATTCACATTCGCTGCTCGGCACGACCAGTATCTCTAACGATGCGAATCCGGGTAACAATGTCACGGCCCAGACCAACACTTTCGACATGTATCAAAGCACTGCGGGAGGCTCGCCGATGGCGCCGCAGTCGGTTGGTCCCGTTGGTGGCAGTCAGCCGCACACTAATTTTCAGCCGTACTTGTGTGTTGACTTCATCATTTCGCTGTTCGGGATTTTCCCGTCGCCAACATGATTTTTTGATGAGGCAGGCGTGCAGAGTCATTCTACAGTTCGTGCAGATTAAGGAGACTTGTCATGGCAGATCCTTTTGTAGCAGAAATCAGAATCTTTCCCTTTAACTTCGCGCCCAAAGGCTGGGCTTGGTGCGATGGGCAATTGTTGCCGCTCTCACAGAACACCGCGCTTTTTTCGTTGCTCGGCACAACCTACGGCGGGAACGGTAAGTCCAATTTTGCCCTTCCGGATTTGCAGGGTCGCGCGCCGATGCATCCCGGACAGGGACCAGGACTCTCGCTGCACGACCTGGGGGAGACTGGGGGCAGCGAGACCGTGACGTTGCTTGAGTCTGAGATACCTGCGCACACGCATGCGATCAATGCCCAAGCTCCGGTCGGGGATACAAATTTGCCGGGAGGCAACGTTTTTGCGCGGACGGTGGGCGCAACGCCTTACCTGCCGCCCGCCGGCGCGCCCTTGATCTCGATGGCGCCTAATGCGCTGGCGCCGGCCGGTGGCGATCAGCCACACAACAATTTGCAGCCCTACCTGACTTTCTATTTTTGCATCGCGTTGCAAGGAGTATTTCCACCGCGAGGATAGACCAGCGGTAGCAGACGGCAGAAAGCAGTAGGGAGCAAAGAAAAATCCGTCGGTGCGATCGAAAGATCGCCCGGCGGTTTTATTTTGGAGTGCGCTGACTTGTCAGCGCTATCGGCACCAAAAGCGGGGACCCCGCGAAAGCGGGGACCAGTCGCCGCACTCCATAAACAACACGTCGGTGGTGCTGTTTTCCCGATCATGGCATCATACGAACCATGAAATTACGGATTACTCACCTGCGATCGCAGGTGTTACTGACCTCGATCGCTTTGATTGCGATCTCGATTGCATGCTCCGCGTCGAAGTCAGCCGATTCACCTGCGGCTAATGCGGCCAACGTATCAATCAGTCAGCCGTTAACGTCTCCGAGCAGTTCAATCACTCAAGACAAACCGCCGTGTACGCTCACTCTTTCCGCAGCGCCAAGCGTGAACGGCATACGCCTCGGTATGACACCGGATGAAGTGCTGGCGTTGTTCCCCGGCAGCAAAGATGATCCTGCCGTAAGCGCGCGGCTATCGCGCCCGCCTAACCAATTCAACACTAACAGTTTGCTTGTCCGACCGGAGAAGTACGAAACCAAGGCTGAGTTCGCCGGGATCAGTCAGATTACTTTCTCGCTGTTCGATGGACGCGTCTCAAAATTTTACGTTAGTTACAATGGCCCAGAGTGGCCCCACGTCGACAAATTTGTAGAAAAGTTTGTGGAGGGGAAGAATCTTCCTGCTGTCGATCAGTGGGAAACGTACGCCGGTTTTGACAACCAGAAAGCGCTCACTTGCGTTGATTTCTCAATTCGCGTGTTTAGCGGTGGCCCGGGCGGAAGCCTCAATCATATGGAGATGCAAGACCTGGAAGCCGATAAAAAACTTAAAGAGCGCATGAAGAAGGCGCAAGAGCAAGCAAGTCCGACACCGGGAAACTAGTAGGCGCGAGCAGTGAGCAGTGAGCAGAAGGCAGTAAGCAGTAAGCAGTAAGCCGTGGTCAACTATCGACCATCAGCGCGGTGAGTCTCCCACCAGGCAGATTTCCACCCTCAAGGGCAAATTGGCCCACCGCACCCGTCAACAGACTTATTAGCAAACTTTTCGACTATGTTATTGACCAAATGATTAGCTTGTAATACTCTTGCGATTCGGATTTTCCCGATTCGTTTGCCTGCCATATTACCTTTTTGCCACCAGGAGTTAAATCCAATGACGCAACCGTCCCTTCCGACCAGAAATAGCGGTCTCAGAGTATTCAACGCTGCCCTACTTTCGGCGCTCTTGATCATGATGCCGTTTGTGCAGCTAGCGGCCGCTTCGCGACGCGAGTCAGCACCAAATAGCCGGGGGCCGGAAACTGCTCGGCAGGCAACAGACAATCGCGAACAGACGGCGGCGGCGCCGGAAAATGTCTTCGCCAATGCCCCGGTTCCGAAACCCGCGCCGGAAGCGCCAGCGCTCGCGCCAGTGATTGTCGCGACCAAGGATGACGGACTGGCAACGGCAACCACAGTCGCGCCGGGCGGAACGATCAATTACTCGGTCAATATCAAGAACAACGGAACAGTGAGCCCCACGGACGATGCGACCGGGGTCACGTTCACCGACATTATCGACGCGCATACGACCCTCGTAGTCGGTTCGGCCGTCGCCGCTGTTAGTGACAGGTACAACGCGATCGGGAACGTACGGCTTTCAATTCCTGATGGCTCAACCGACTTGCTCGCTAACGACATCGATCCTGACACCGGGAACAACTCGGGGATGACGGTTACCGCTGAGACCAAATCCAGCACCCAGTGTACTGGTGGTTGCACTAACAACGTCACCATTGCTGCTGACGGCAGCTTTACCTACGACCCGCCCGTCGGCTTCTCGGGAACGGACACGTTCACTTACACCGCGCATTCAACTGTAGGCCCCGGAACGGCGACTGAAACCGTAACGATCACGGTCGCTAACGAGATCTGGTTCATCAACAACAATGCGGGAGCTTGTCCCGGCGCGCCGTGCGACGGACGTTTGTCCCATCCGTTCGTATCACTCGCAGCTTTCACTGCGGCGAACCTGGGTGGAGCGGGACAGCCCGGAGACAACGACTGGATTTTCATCTATGAGAGTGCGACGGACTATGCGGGTCCGGCTACTCTCCGCCTCGGTCAGAAGTTCATCGGGCAGGATGCGACGGCGAGCCTGGCGACGTTGACTGGCTTCCCTGCGGCGAGCGGCACGGATCAGCTGCCGGTAATGAATTCCGGCAACGGCGTCTTCGTCAATATTACTGGAGCAAACGTCAACGGGATCAACCTGAATTCGGGTAACACACTGCGCGGTTTTAGGGTTGGTAATGTCGGTACCGGAACCAAAATCTCCGGATCGAGTTTCGGCACACTAGTGGTAGGCAACAGTGGTTCGCCGGACGTATTGCTGCATGGTACAGGGCAAGCTCTAAGTCTGACGACGGGCGTGCTCTCAAACACCGGCGGGTTCATAAGTGTCACCTCAACATCGAGCGCCACCCAGGGCATTAGTCTGTCCGGCGTCACCGATTCAGACGGCGCAGGAGCCGGCTCGTTCTCGTTCGGATCCACCACGGTTTCAGGCAGCACAACTCAGGGCATTCTCATCGGCACTACGCCGGCTGATCTCAACTTCGGTGCTACCTCCGTCACGGGAGGAACAAATGGCGTTTCGTTCCAGAACAATTCGGGAGGTACCCGGACGTTTGGAACACTGGGAATCTCAGGAAGCGCCAACGAAGCTTTCCTGCACGGGGCCGGAGGCGGCA
The sequence above is drawn from the Pyrinomonadaceae bacterium genome and encodes:
- a CDS encoding tail fiber protein; translated protein: MAQPYVGEIRMFAGNFAPAGWMFCEGQLLPISENETLFQLIGTTYGGDGESTFALPDLRGRIPIHQGNGFILAETGGAEEITLTVNQIPAHSHSLLGTTSISNDANPGNNVTAQTNTFDMYQSTAGGSPMAPQSVGPVGGSQPHTNFQPYLCVDFIISLFGIFPSPT
- a CDS encoding tail fiber protein — protein: MADPFVAEIRIFPFNFAPKGWAWCDGQLLPLSQNTALFSLLGTTYGGNGKSNFALPDLQGRAPMHPGQGPGLSLHDLGETGGSETVTLLESEIPAHTHAINAQAPVGDTNLPGGNVFARTVGATPYLPPAGAPLISMAPNALAPAGGDQPHNNLQPYLTFYFCIALQGVFPPRG